A genome region from Bradyrhizobium sp. WSM1417 includes the following:
- a CDS encoding exodeoxyribonuclease VII small subunit, whose product MAENTQIDVSRLTFERAIEELETIVKRLEDGKVPLEESVTIYERGEALKRRCEELLRQAEARVDKITTDASGQATGTAPLDVQ is encoded by the coding sequence ATGGCCGAAAATACCCAAATCGACGTCTCCAGGCTGACCTTCGAACGCGCCATCGAGGAGCTCGAAACCATCGTGAAGCGGCTCGAGGACGGCAAGGTGCCGCTCGAGGAATCCGTGACGATCTACGAGCGTGGCGAGGCCCTGAAGCGCCGCTGCGAGGAGTTGCTGCGCCAGGCCGAGGCGCGCGTCGACAAGATCACCACCGATGCCAGCGGCCAGGCCACCGGCACCGCGCCGCTCGACGTCCAGTAA
- a CDS encoding class I SAM-dependent methyltransferase has product MEVNSDRLNAFMGKMVTEFGAAMNASLVLLGDKLGLYRTLAAKGPMNSSELASATGTAERYVREWLASQAASGYIEYDSASAKFSMLPEQAMALADEDSPVFLGAFGNVIASAFLDEPKVSDAFKSGKGVGWNRRSECLFCGTARFFRTGYMHHLVQEWLPALDGVVDKLKRGAKVADVGCGHGVSTRLMAEAFPNSRFYGFDYHEGSIEAARKAATEARLGDRVSFAVHSAKTYPAEGYDLVCFFDCLHDMGDPVGAIGHVRETMAKDGTCMLVEPFAGDRLEDNLNPVGRVYYAASTMICTPASLDQEVGLALGAQAGEARLRKVAREGGLTRFRRAAETPFNLILEARI; this is encoded by the coding sequence ATGGAGGTCAATTCCGACAGGTTGAATGCCTTTATGGGCAAGATGGTCACCGAATTCGGGGCGGCGATGAATGCGTCGCTGGTCCTTCTCGGGGACAAGCTCGGTCTCTACCGTACCCTTGCCGCCAAGGGACCGATGAACTCGTCCGAGCTCGCAAGCGCCACCGGGACGGCGGAGCGCTACGTCCGCGAATGGCTCGCGAGCCAGGCGGCGTCCGGCTACATCGAATACGATTCCGCTTCGGCAAAATTCTCGATGCTGCCGGAGCAGGCGATGGCGCTTGCCGATGAGGACAGTCCGGTGTTCCTCGGCGCATTCGGCAATGTCATTGCCTCGGCGTTTCTCGACGAGCCGAAGGTCTCGGACGCATTCAAATCCGGCAAGGGCGTCGGCTGGAACCGGCGCAGCGAGTGCCTGTTCTGCGGCACCGCCCGCTTTTTCCGGACCGGGTACATGCATCATCTGGTGCAGGAATGGCTGCCCGCGCTCGACGGCGTCGTGGACAAGCTGAAGCGCGGCGCCAAGGTCGCCGATGTCGGCTGCGGGCACGGCGTCTCGACACGGCTGATGGCGGAAGCCTTCCCGAACTCCCGCTTCTACGGCTTCGACTATCATGAGGGTTCGATCGAGGCCGCGCGAAAGGCGGCCACCGAAGCCAGATTGGGCGACCGGGTCAGCTTCGCTGTTCATTCCGCCAAGACCTATCCGGCCGAGGGCTATGATCTCGTCTGCTTCTTCGATTGCCTGCATGACATGGGCGATCCCGTCGGCGCCATCGGCCACGTGCGCGAGACCATGGCAAAGGACGGCACCTGCATGCTGGTCGAGCCGTTCGCAGGCGACCGCCTCGAGGACAATCTCAACCCGGTCGGGCGGGTCTATTATGCGGCGTCGACCATGATCTGCACGCCGGCCTCGCTCGACCAGGAGGTGGGCCTCGCACTGGGCGCGCAAGCGGGCGAGGCAAGGCTGCGCAAGGTCGCGCGAGAGGGCGGACTGACGCGCTTCCGCCGCGCTGCTGAAACGCCCTTCAATCTGATTCTGGAGGCGCGGATCTGA
- a CDS encoding histone deacetylase family protein, translated as MSTLLLSHKACLDHVTPPGHPERPDRLRAVEEALSHERFQFLVRDQAPEGDLDLVTLCHNEHYVTELRHIAPTSGLVYIDGDTSMSPGTWEAVMRGVGGAVAATEAVMTGEHRNAFVAVRPPGHHAEIGKPMGFCFFDNVAIAARHAQRKYGIKRAAIVDFDVHHGNGTQDIFWSDPTVMYCSTHQMPLFPGTGAKTERGDHDTIVNAPLASEDGGPEFRIAFENLILPQLEKFSPELLVISAGFDAHYRDPLASLNLRAEDYAWVTRKLMDLADKTAGGRVVSVLEGGYDLQGLKESVTAHVGALMGA; from the coding sequence ATGAGTACGCTTCTCCTCTCCCACAAGGCCTGCCTCGACCACGTCACGCCGCCGGGACACCCTGAAAGGCCGGACCGCCTGCGCGCAGTGGAGGAAGCGCTGTCGCATGAGCGCTTCCAGTTCCTGGTGCGCGACCAGGCACCGGAGGGGGATCTCGACCTCGTCACGCTCTGCCACAACGAGCACTACGTCACGGAGCTGCGCCACATCGCGCCGACCAGCGGCCTGGTCTATATCGATGGCGACACCTCGATGTCGCCGGGCACGTGGGAAGCGGTGATGCGCGGCGTCGGCGGCGCGGTCGCTGCGACCGAAGCGGTGATGACGGGTGAGCATCGCAACGCCTTCGTCGCGGTGCGCCCGCCCGGCCACCACGCCGAGATCGGCAAGCCGATGGGCTTTTGCTTCTTCGACAACGTCGCCATCGCCGCGCGCCACGCGCAGCGCAAATACGGCATCAAGCGCGCGGCCATCGTCGATTTCGACGTGCATCACGGCAACGGCACGCAGGACATCTTCTGGTCGGACCCGACCGTGATGTACTGCTCGACACACCAGATGCCGCTGTTTCCGGGCACCGGTGCCAAGACCGAGCGCGGCGACCACGACACCATCGTCAACGCGCCGCTCGCCTCCGAGGACGGCGGGCCGGAATTCCGCATCGCGTTCGAGAATTTGATCCTGCCGCAGCTCGAAAAATTCAGCCCGGAGCTGCTCGTCATCTCTGCCGGCTTCGACGCGCATTATCGCGATCCGCTGGCGTCCCTGAATTTGCGCGCGGAGGATTATGCCTGGGTCACGCGCAAGCTGATGGACCTCGCCGACAAGACCGCCGGGGGGCGCGTTGTTTCTGTGCTCGAAGGCGGCTACGACCTGCAAGGACTGAAAGAATCTGTTACGGCGCATGTCGGCGCCCTGATGGGCGCCTGA
- a CDS encoding nucleoside 2-deoxyribosyltransferase, which produces MKIYLAGPDVFLPDAVEIGRQKAAICAAHGLTGLYPLDNEIDLAAPDASRQIFCGNEAMMDAADAIIANLTPFRGAGADPGTVYELGYMAGRRKFCLAYSNDGAAYADRVGRFMDVTSEDGRLVDAQGLTVEDFGLVDNLMMVHALELHGCPLVTPAQMPIDVWHDLAAFEACVRMAAARLIAT; this is translated from the coding sequence ATGAAAATCTATCTGGCAGGCCCCGACGTGTTCCTGCCAGATGCGGTCGAGATCGGCCGGCAGAAGGCCGCGATCTGTGCTGCGCACGGCCTCACCGGCCTCTATCCCCTCGACAACGAGATCGACCTCGCCGCTCCCGATGCCTCGCGGCAGATCTTTTGCGGCAACGAGGCGATGATGGACGCGGCCGATGCGATCATTGCCAACCTCACGCCGTTCCGGGGCGCTGGCGCCGATCCCGGCACCGTCTACGAGCTCGGCTACATGGCCGGCCGCCGCAAGTTCTGCCTCGCCTATTCCAATGACGGCGCTGCCTATGCCGATCGTGTCGGTCGCTTCATGGACGTGACGTCCGAGGACGGACGGCTGGTCGACGCGCAGGGGCTGACGGTCGAGGATTTTGGCCTCGTCGACAATCTCATGATGGTCCATGCGCTGGAGCTGCATGGTTGCCCGCTGGTGACGCCGGCGCAGATGCCGATCGACGTCTGGCACGATCTGGCCGCCTTCGAGGCTTGCGTCCGGATGGCGGCCGCGCGATTGATCGCTACATAA
- a CDS encoding class I SAM-dependent RNA methyltransferase, whose protein sequence is MVERMTIDHVGHRGDGVSLDAGDPVYVPYTLGGETVEVDHVVGNHPDRRKLLAVDVASPERVAPFCPHFGVCGGCAIQHWAAEPYHAWKRGIVVETLAQAGIDCEVAPLVDAHGAGRRRITLHGRFGTHDILKVGFSAASAHDVIPIDRCPILDPGLEGALDAGWALAELLTSKMPVTKPLDIQVTATANGLDIDVRGSGPLPTPLVTALSRVAEQHRLARLTRHGELVLQRLPPTVQMGRAEVTLPPGSFLQATVAGEETLASLVAERIGKAKNVLDLFCGVGPFALRVAEKARVTAHDNDAGAIAALEKAARTPGLKPLKAEPRDLFRRPLVAPELRDFDAVVFDPPRQGAQAQALKLAVSKVPVVVAVSCNVATFARDARLLIDGGYKIDVVVPVDQFRHTPHVELVAKFTR, encoded by the coding sequence GTGGTTGAGCGCATGACGATCGATCACGTCGGCCATCGCGGCGACGGCGTCTCGCTCGACGCCGGCGATCCCGTCTATGTGCCCTACACGCTCGGCGGCGAGACCGTCGAGGTCGATCATGTCGTCGGCAATCATCCCGACCGCCGCAAGCTGCTGGCGGTGGATGTCGCCAGCCCCGAGCGCGTCGCGCCGTTCTGTCCGCATTTCGGCGTCTGTGGCGGCTGCGCGATCCAGCACTGGGCGGCTGAACCGTATCACGCCTGGAAGCGCGGCATCGTGGTCGAGACCCTGGCCCAGGCCGGCATCGACTGCGAGGTGGCGCCACTGGTCGATGCCCACGGTGCGGGACGCAGGCGCATCACGCTGCACGGCCGGTTCGGCACCCATGACATCCTCAAGGTCGGCTTCTCGGCTGCCAGCGCGCACGACGTCATCCCGATCGATCGCTGCCCGATCCTGGATCCCGGGCTCGAGGGTGCACTCGATGCCGGCTGGGCGCTCGCCGAGCTGCTGACGTCCAAAATGCCGGTGACGAAACCGCTGGACATCCAGGTCACCGCGACCGCCAACGGTCTCGACATTGACGTGCGCGGCTCCGGCCCGCTGCCTACGCCGCTCGTGACGGCGCTCTCGCGCGTCGCCGAGCAGCACCGCCTGGCGCGGCTGACACGGCACGGCGAACTGGTGCTGCAACGCCTGCCGCCGACCGTGCAGATGGGCCGCGCCGAGGTGACGCTGCCGCCGGGCTCGTTCCTGCAGGCGACCGTGGCCGGCGAAGAGACGCTTGCGTCGCTCGTCGCGGAGCGCATCGGCAAGGCGAAGAACGTTCTCGATCTCTTCTGCGGCGTCGGCCCGTTTGCGTTGCGGGTCGCCGAGAAGGCCCGCGTCACCGCCCATGACAACGACGCCGGCGCCATTGCAGCGCTCGAAAAAGCCGCGCGCACGCCGGGGCTCAAGCCGCTCAAGGCCGAGCCGCGCGATCTGTTCCGCCGTCCCCTGGTGGCGCCGGAGCTGCGCGATTTCGACGCCGTCGTGTTCGACCCGCCGCGCCAGGGCGCGCAGGCGCAGGCCTTGAAGCTCGCCGTGAGCAAGGTGCCTGTGGTGGTCGCGGTCTCCTGCAACGTCGCGACATTTGCCCGCGACGCGCGGCTGCTGATCGATGGCGGCTACAAGATCGATGTGGTCGTGCCGGTGGATCAGTTCCGCCACACGCCGCATGTCGAGCTCGTTGCGAAGTTCACGCGCTAG
- a CDS encoding bifunctional UDP-sugar hydrolase/5'-nucleotidase, translating into MRHVLRLTVFSLALAGLPASAQTAAPVELRILAINDFHGNLRPPPGGIRISDPEDKSRKVMVAAGGAEYMATLVKQLREGHKNTIFVAAGDLIGASPFLSAMFHDEASIESLSMMGLAISSVGNHEFDEGKTELLRMQNGGCHPVDGCQGPHPFTGAKFHYLAASTIETATGRSVLPPYEIREFEGIPIAFIGLTLKETAGIVSPSGVTGLEFRDEAETVNALVPQLKARGVEAIVVLIHQGGEPAGDYNECPAITGPIVDIVKKFDRAVDVVVSGHTHRAYVCDIDGRLVTSGDKYGTLVTAIDLKLDPVTRDVASAKAENVLVANASLPRDPEQTALIDAYDRLSAPIANRLAGSVTQTLSRVPNEAGESALGDVIADAQLAATRDARDGGAVIALTNPGGIRTDIVPKENGAITFGDVFASQPFRNRLVTMTLTGNQLKDMLEQQWLDPKRPRILQVSNGFSYAWDAAKPYGERVINEKMTLNGRPIEAGSGYRVTLNDYLAVGGDGFTVIKQGTGLQYGGYDADALFAFFRAHGPIGPLPLSRILRVN; encoded by the coding sequence ATGCGACATGTTCTCCGCCTGACCGTCTTCTCGCTCGCGCTCGCCGGCCTGCCCGCGTCCGCCCAAACCGCAGCGCCCGTTGAGCTGCGCATCCTCGCGATCAACGATTTCCACGGCAATCTGCGCCCGCCGCCGGGCGGCATCCGGATCAGTGATCCCGAGGACAAGTCCAGGAAGGTGATGGTGGCCGCCGGGGGTGCCGAATACATGGCGACGCTGGTGAAGCAGCTGCGCGAGGGCCACAAGAACACGATCTTCGTCGCCGCCGGCGACCTGATCGGCGCGAGCCCGTTCCTGTCGGCAATGTTCCACGACGAGGCTTCGATCGAGTCGCTCTCGATGATGGGGCTCGCGATCAGTTCGGTCGGCAATCACGAATTCGACGAGGGCAAGACCGAGCTGTTGCGGATGCAGAACGGGGGCTGTCATCCGGTCGACGGCTGTCAGGGGCCGCACCCCTTCACGGGCGCGAAATTCCACTACCTCGCAGCATCTACCATCGAGACCGCGACGGGCAGGAGCGTGCTGCCGCCTTACGAGATCAGGGAATTCGAGGGCATCCCCATCGCCTTCATCGGGCTGACCTTGAAGGAGACCGCGGGCATCGTCTCGCCATCGGGCGTCACGGGCCTCGAATTCCGCGACGAAGCCGAGACGGTGAACGCGCTGGTGCCGCAGCTGAAGGCGCGCGGGGTCGAGGCGATCGTGGTGCTGATCCACCAGGGCGGCGAGCCGGCCGGCGACTACAATGAATGCCCTGCCATCACCGGGCCGATCGTCGACATCGTGAAAAAATTCGATCGCGCCGTCGACGTCGTGGTCAGCGGCCACACTCATCGTGCTTATGTCTGCGATATCGACGGGCGGCTCGTCACCAGCGGCGACAAATACGGTACGCTGGTCACCGCGATCGATCTCAAGCTCGATCCTGTAACCCGCGACGTCGCCAGCGCCAAGGCCGAGAATGTCCTCGTCGCCAATGCTTCGCTGCCCAGGGATCCCGAGCAGACCGCATTGATCGATGCCTACGACAGGCTCTCGGCGCCGATCGCCAATCGCCTGGCTGGATCGGTGACGCAGACGCTGTCACGCGTGCCGAACGAGGCCGGCGAAAGCGCCCTCGGCGACGTCATTGCGGACGCGCAGCTCGCCGCGACCCGGGACGCCAGGGACGGCGGTGCCGTCATCGCGCTCACCAATCCAGGTGGCATCCGCACCGACATCGTTCCAAAGGAGAACGGCGCGATCACCTTCGGCGACGTTTTCGCCAGCCAGCCTTTTCGCAACCGGCTCGTCACCATGACGCTCACGGGCAACCAGCTCAAGGACATGCTGGAGCAGCAATGGCTCGATCCGAAGCGGCCGCGGATTCTCCAGGTCTCGAACGGGTTCAGTTACGCCTGGGATGCGGCGAAGCCGTACGGCGAGCGCGTGATCAACGAGAAGATGACGCTCAACGGCAGACCGATCGAAGCCGGAAGCGGCTACCGCGTCACCCTCAACGATTACCTCGCAGTCGGGGGCGACGGCTTCACGGTCATCAAACAGGGCACGGGGCTGCAATATGGCGGCTACGACGCCGACGCGCTGTTCGCGTTCTTCAGGGCGCACGGGCCGATCGGGCCGCTGCCGCTGAGCCGCATTCTGCGCGTGAATTGA
- a CDS encoding DUF1194 domain-containing protein gives MRLLFSIGAVLVTGMFAGGDVAGIAAPGPKFESPKIQPQRQAADRDAQTVDVELILAVDVSYSMDMDELAVQREGYAQAIQSKEFLQALKLGPNGRIAVTYFEWAASTDQKIIIPWRLIDGPETADAVAAEILKTPIRRASRTSISGAITFAMPLFDEDPYRGLRRVIDISGDGPNNNGTPVTIARDAAIEKGIVINGLPIMVKEPSYSTMDIDNLDFYYEDCVIGGPGSFVITIKDRDKFKEAIRTKLLMEVAGRMPERPVMRVADKDKEPRVNCMIGEKIWSDRWGR, from the coding sequence ATGCGCTTGCTGTTCTCGATCGGGGCTGTGCTGGTGACCGGCATGTTCGCCGGAGGGGACGTCGCGGGCATCGCGGCACCAGGACCCAAGTTTGAGTCGCCTAAAATTCAGCCGCAGCGGCAAGCAGCCGACAGGGACGCGCAGACGGTCGATGTCGAGCTGATCCTCGCCGTCGACGTCTCCTACTCCATGGACATGGACGAGCTCGCGGTCCAGCGCGAAGGCTATGCGCAGGCGATCCAGTCGAAGGAATTCCTGCAGGCGCTGAAGCTGGGCCCGAACGGCCGGATCGCGGTGACCTATTTCGAGTGGGCCGCCTCGACCGACCAGAAGATCATCATTCCGTGGCGCCTGATCGACGGACCGGAGACCGCCGATGCCGTCGCCGCCGAAATCCTGAAGACGCCGATCCGGCGCGCCTCGCGCACCTCGATCTCCGGAGCGATCACTTTCGCAATGCCGCTGTTCGATGAGGATCCCTATCGGGGCTTGCGCCGCGTGATCGACATTTCCGGCGACGGTCCCAACAACAATGGCACACCGGTCACGATCGCGCGGGACGCTGCGATCGAGAAGGGTATCGTCATCAACGGCCTGCCGATCATGGTCAAGGAGCCGTCCTATTCGACCATGGATATCGATAATCTCGACTTCTACTATGAGGATTGCGTCATCGGCGGCCCCGGTTCTTTCGTCATCACGATCAAGGACCGCGACAAGTTCAAGGAAGCCATCCGCACCAAGCTCTTGATGGAGGTTGCGGGCCGTATGCCGGAGCGCCCCGTGATGCGCGTTGCGGACAAAGACAAGGAGCCGCGTGTGAACTGCATGATCGGCGAGAAGATCTGGTCGGACCGCTGGGGGCGCTGA
- the dxs gene encoding 1-deoxy-D-xylulose-5-phosphate synthase, with translation MNAYSKTPLLDTIRTPDDLRKLKIEQVRQVADELRQETIDAVSVTGGHFGAGLGVVELTTAIHYVFDTPRDRLIWDVGHQAYPHKILTGRRDRIRTLRTGGGLSGFTKRSESDYDPFGAAHSSTSISAGLGMAVARDLSGGKNNVIAVIGDGAMSAGMAYEAMNNAGAMNSRLIVILNDNDMSIAPPVGAMSAYLSRLYSGKTYRTLRDAAKQINKRLPKIIASRANRVEEYSRGFMMDGGTLFEELGFYYVGPIDGHNLDHLLPVLKNVRDMETGPILVHVVTQKGKGYGPAEASADKYHAVVKFDVATGTQAKSKPNAPAYQNVFGQSLVKEAEKDDKIVAITAAMPSGTGVDIFNKAFPDRTFDVGIAEQHAVTFAAGLATEGYKPFCAIYSTFLQRGYDQIVHDVAIQSLPVRFAIDRAGLVGADGATHAGSFDNAYLGCLPNMVIMAAADEAELVHMVATQVAINDRPSSLRYPRGEGRGIEMPEVGIPLEIGKGRIVRQGSKIALLSFGTRLAECEKAADELAAHGLSTTIADARFMKPLDTELVLKLARDHEILITIEEGSVGGFGSHVAQYLSDQGALDSGLVRFRTMVLPDVFQDHDTPAAMYGRAGLDAKGIVAKVFEALGKDVKAETVKLA, from the coding sequence GTGAACGCATACAGTAAAACGCCGCTTCTCGACACCATCCGGACGCCTGACGACCTGCGCAAGCTCAAGATCGAGCAGGTTCGCCAGGTCGCCGACGAGCTGCGTCAGGAGACCATCGATGCCGTCTCGGTGACCGGCGGTCATTTCGGCGCAGGCCTCGGCGTGGTCGAGCTCACCACTGCGATCCATTACGTCTTCGATACCCCGCGCGACCGGCTGATCTGGGACGTCGGCCACCAGGCCTATCCGCACAAGATCCTCACCGGCCGGCGCGATCGCATCCGCACGCTGCGCACCGGCGGCGGCCTGTCCGGCTTCACCAAGCGCAGCGAGAGCGATTACGATCCGTTCGGCGCCGCGCATTCCTCGACCTCGATCTCCGCCGGCCTCGGCATGGCGGTCGCGCGCGACCTCTCCGGCGGCAAGAACAACGTTATCGCCGTCATCGGTGACGGCGCGATGTCGGCGGGCATGGCCTATGAGGCCATGAACAATGCAGGTGCGATGAACTCGCGCCTGATCGTCATCCTCAACGACAACGACATGTCGATCGCACCGCCGGTCGGCGCGATGAGCGCCTACCTGTCGCGGCTCTACTCGGGCAAGACCTACCGCACGCTGCGCGATGCGGCCAAGCAGATCAACAAGCGCTTGCCGAAGATCATCGCCAGCCGCGCCAACCGCGTCGAGGAATATTCCCGCGGCTTCATGATGGATGGCGGCACGCTGTTCGAGGAACTCGGCTTCTATTACGTCGGCCCGATCGACGGCCATAACCTCGACCATCTCCTGCCCGTGCTGAAGAACGTGCGCGACATGGAGACCGGCCCGATCCTGGTTCACGTCGTGACGCAGAAGGGCAAGGGCTACGGCCCGGCGGAAGCTTCCGCCGACAAGTACCACGCGGTGGTCAAGTTCGACGTCGCGACCGGCACCCAGGCCAAGTCCAAGCCGAATGCGCCGGCCTATCAGAACGTGTTCGGCCAGAGCCTCGTCAAGGAAGCGGAGAAGGACGACAAGATCGTCGCCATCACCGCGGCGATGCCATCGGGCACCGGCGTCGACATCTTCAACAAGGCGTTCCCGGACCGCACCTTCGACGTCGGCATCGCCGAGCAGCACGCCGTGACGTTCGCCGCCGGTCTCGCCACCGAAGGCTACAAGCCGTTCTGCGCGATCTACTCGACCTTCCTGCAGCGCGGCTACGACCAGATCGTGCATGACGTCGCGATCCAGAGCCTGCCCGTGCGCTTCGCCATTGACCGCGCCGGCCTCGTCGGCGCCGATGGCGCCACCCATGCCGGCTCGTTCGACAACGCCTATCTCGGCTGTCTGCCGAACATGGTGATCATGGCCGCCGCCGACGAAGCCGAGCTGGTGCACATGGTCGCGACCCAGGTCGCGATCAACGATCGTCCGAGCTCGCTGCGCTATCCGCGCGGCGAAGGCCGCGGCATCGAGATGCCCGAAGTCGGCATTCCGCTCGAGATCGGCAAGGGCCGCATCGTCCGCCAGGGCAGCAAGATCGCCCTGCTCTCCTTCGGCACGCGCCTCGCCGAATGCGAGAAGGCCGCCGACGAGCTCGCAGCCCACGGCCTTTCGACCACGATCGCGGATGCGCGCTTCATGAAGCCGCTGGACACCGAGCTCGTGCTCAAGCTCGCGCGCGACCACGAGATCCTGATCACGATCGAGGAAGGCTCGGTCGGCGGTTTCGGCTCGCATGTTGCGCAGTACCTGAGCGATCAGGGCGCGCTCGACAGCGGCCTGGTGCGGTTCCGCACCATGGTGCTGCCCGACGTGTTCCAGGACCACGATACCCCGGCGGCGATGTACGGTCGTGCCGGTCTCGACGCCAAGGGCATCGTCGCCAAGGTGTTCGAGGCGCTCGGCAAGGACGTCAAGGCCGAAACGGTCAAGCTCGCGTAA
- a CDS encoding TlyA family RNA methyltransferase — MSPARKRADVLLVERGLFESRARARAAIEAGLVTADDKQVAKPSETIAEDAVIQAEPAHPYVSRGGVKLAGALERYPIEIEDHVCLDVGASTGGFTEVLLANGASLVFAVDVGTSQLHPSLRGHSKIVSMEETDIRAYDGKRLPARPDVVVIDVSFISLKTVLPVALSLAAAPMSLLALIKPQFEADRKHNKKGIVRDAAVHRDICDDIAAFAASLGCTDIEVFPSAITGGDGNIEFFLGARRG, encoded by the coding sequence ATGTCCCCTGCCCGCAAGCGCGCGGATGTTCTGCTGGTCGAGCGCGGCCTGTTCGAGAGCCGGGCGCGGGCGCGCGCGGCGATCGAGGCCGGGCTCGTCACCGCCGACGACAAGCAGGTCGCAAAGCCGTCGGAGACCATCGCCGAGGACGCCGTGATCCAGGCCGAGCCCGCGCACCCCTACGTCTCCCGCGGCGGCGTCAAGCTCGCCGGCGCGCTGGAGCGCTACCCGATCGAGATCGAGGACCATGTCTGCCTCGACGTCGGCGCGTCCACCGGCGGATTCACCGAGGTGCTGCTGGCCAACGGCGCCAGTCTCGTCTTTGCCGTCGATGTCGGCACCAGTCAGCTGCATCCCTCGCTGCGCGGTCACTCCAAGATCGTGTCGATGGAAGAGACCGACATCCGCGCCTATGACGGCAAGCGTTTGCCGGCGCGGCCCGATGTCGTCGTGATCGACGTCAGCTTCATCTCGCTCAAGACGGTGCTGCCCGTGGCCCTGTCGCTGGCGGCCGCGCCGATGAGCCTGCTGGCGCTGATCAAGCCGCAATTCGAGGCGGACCGGAAGCACAACAAGAAGGGCATCGTCCGCGACGCCGCCGTGCACCGCGATATCTGCGACGACATCGCCGCCTTTGCGGCCTCGCTCGGCTGCACCGATATCGAGGTGTTCCCGTCGGCGATCACCGGCGGCGACGGCAATATCGAATTCTTCCTGGGCGCGCGCCGTGGTTGA